From Arcticibacter tournemirensis, one genomic window encodes:
- a CDS encoding GH1 family beta-glucosidase: MDYEGQELHKDQFGEDFKWGISTAAFQTEGSCAADGKGPSVWDVFSARKGKIRNGHHANTACDFYNCYQKDIALIRRLNIPNFRFSVSWPRVLPSGVKTVNQKGIDFYNKVIDHCLENDIEPWLTLYHWDLPQALELKGGWTNRDIVSWFADYTELCARNYGDRVKHWMVLNEPMVFTGAGYFLGLHAPGRTGLSNFLPAIHHTVLSMSEGGRILKKLIPEAEVGTTFSCSYIEPFSQKPKDIAAATRADALLNRLFIEPVLGMGYPVSDVPVLKNLHKYHQPGDEEKMKFDFDFIGLQNYTREIVKYSLFTPYLHARLVKAEKRNVPLTSMKWEVYPPAMYHILKKFNDYPGIKKIYITENGAAFPDWLQDGKVEDTERLKYLQDHIAQVLKAKSEGCKVDGYFIWTLTDNFEWAEGYDPRFGIIYIDFATQKRVIKSSGKWYARFLAR; encoded by the coding sequence GGCCAGGAAAGGCAAGATCAGAAACGGTCACCACGCGAATACGGCCTGCGACTTTTATAATTGTTACCAAAAAGATATAGCGCTGATCAGAAGGCTGAATATTCCTAATTTCCGGTTTTCCGTTTCCTGGCCGCGGGTGCTGCCCTCCGGTGTAAAAACCGTCAATCAAAAAGGTATCGATTTTTATAACAAGGTGATAGATCATTGTCTGGAAAACGATATCGAACCATGGCTGACATTGTATCACTGGGACCTGCCTCAGGCCCTTGAATTAAAAGGGGGCTGGACCAACCGGGATATCGTGTCGTGGTTTGCCGATTATACAGAGCTTTGTGCGCGTAACTATGGCGACCGCGTTAAACACTGGATGGTGCTGAATGAGCCCATGGTATTTACAGGTGCAGGGTATTTCCTTGGGTTGCACGCGCCGGGAAGAACAGGCCTTTCGAACTTCCTTCCGGCCATTCACCATACTGTGTTGAGCATGAGTGAAGGCGGACGGATTTTAAAAAAGCTAATTCCCGAAGCAGAGGTTGGTACGACATTTTCCTGTTCTTATATTGAGCCTTTTTCGCAGAAGCCAAAAGATATTGCGGCAGCAACGAGAGCCGATGCCCTCCTGAACCGTTTGTTCATTGAACCTGTACTTGGAATGGGATATCCCGTTTCCGACGTTCCGGTTCTTAAAAACCTGCATAAGTATCATCAGCCCGGCGACGAAGAGAAAATGAAGTTCGATTTTGATTTTATAGGTTTGCAAAACTATACGCGTGAGATTGTAAAGTACTCTTTGTTTACACCTTACCTTCATGCGAGGCTTGTAAAGGCCGAGAAAAGGAATGTGCCCCTCACCAGCATGAAATGGGAGGTATATCCGCCGGCCATGTATCATATACTAAAGAAGTTTAATGACTATCCGGGAATAAAGAAGATCTACATTACAGAGAACGGCGCCGCGTTTCCCGATTGGCTACAGGACGGAAAGGTTGAAGATACAGAGCGGCTCAAATATCTTCAGGACCATATCGCGCAGGTATTGAAGGCTAAAAGCGAGGGTTGTAAAGTGGATGGATATTTTATTTGGACACTCACAGATAATTTCGAATGGGCTGAAGGATATGATCCGCGCTTTGGGATCATTTATATTGATTTTGCTACCCAAAAACGTGTAATCAAGTCGTCAGGGAAATGGTATGCCCGGTTTTTGGCCAGATAG
- a CDS encoding UDP-2,3-diacylglucosamine diphosphatase translates to MAKREVEVVVISDVHLGTYGCHAKELLQYLKSIKPGILILNGDIIDIWQFSKSYWPESHMKVLRRIMKFITEGVPVYYLTGNHDEMLRKFSDLTIGSFQLTDKLVLELGDKKAWFFHGDVFDVTMQHSKWLAKLGAVGYDTLILLNSFVNWLLTLMKKEKMSFSKKIKAKFKDAVKFINDFEITAAELAIDQGYSYVVCGHIHQPENRQIRTEQGSVLYLNSGDWVENLTALEYHGGTWNIYKYTSEFHGADSDDGDQLDAEDLNLKLDIKTMLGQFYNPGLSGQKPGIPFP, encoded by the coding sequence ATGGCTAAAAGAGAAGTTGAGGTAGTAGTTATTTCCGATGTACATCTGGGAACATACGGCTGCCACGCAAAAGAACTGCTTCAGTATTTAAAAAGTATTAAACCGGGAATCCTGATCCTTAACGGAGATATCATTGACATCTGGCAGTTCAGCAAGTCGTACTGGCCGGAGTCGCACATGAAAGTTTTACGGCGGATTATGAAGTTCATTACCGAGGGAGTGCCTGTTTATTATCTTACGGGAAACCACGATGAGATGCTCCGCAAATTCAGCGATTTGACCATCGGCAGCTTTCAGCTTACCGATAAACTGGTACTCGAGCTGGGTGACAAGAAGGCCTGGTTCTTTCACGGCGACGTATTCGACGTTACAATGCAGCATTCTAAATGGCTCGCAAAATTGGGGGCGGTGGGCTATGACACGCTCATTCTGTTGAACAGCTTTGTTAACTGGCTTCTTACCCTGATGAAGAAGGAAAAAATGAGCTTCTCTAAAAAGATCAAGGCGAAATTCAAAGATGCGGTAAAGTTTATAAATGATTTTGAAATAACAGCAGCAGAGCTTGCTATTGATCAGGGTTATTCCTATGTGGTCTGCGGTCATATTCACCAGCCAGAAAATCGTCAGATCCGTACGGAGCAGGGCAGTGTCCTATATCTTAATTCGGGCGACTGGGTTGAGAACCTCACCGCACTGGAATACCATGGAGGAACATGGAATATCTATAAATACACTTCTGAATTTCATGGCGCAGACTCAGACGACGGTGACCAGTTGGACGCTGAAGATCTTAACTTAAAGCTTGATATAAAAACGATGCTCGGACAATTTTATAATCCGGGACTATCTGGCCAAAAACCGGGCATACCATTTCCCTGA
- a CDS encoding DUF3817 domain-containing protein translates to MNNNYIAKLIQLRRTGFCEAVSFVVLLCVAMPLKYYYDYPLAVKYTGWAHGLLFIIYIAAVLRAAYAGSWGLKRIAIFLTAAFVPLAPFFLEKSLKTETEELRNSATAKLTSS, encoded by the coding sequence AAAACTCATTCAACTCAGAAGAACCGGTTTTTGTGAAGCGGTTTCATTTGTCGTTCTTCTCTGTGTGGCAATGCCTCTTAAATATTATTATGATTACCCTCTTGCTGTAAAATATACAGGATGGGCCCATGGACTGCTCTTCATTATATATATAGCCGCCGTACTACGCGCTGCCTATGCTGGCTCATGGGGGCTCAAACGAATAGCCATCTTCCTCACGGCAGCCTTTGTTCCTTTAGCACCGTTCTTTCTTGAAAAGTCATTAAAAACCGAAACTGAAGAGCTTCGAAACTCCGCAACAGCTAAATTAACAAGCAGTTAA